The following proteins are co-located in the Macadamia integrifolia cultivar HAES 741 chromosome 3, SCU_Mint_v3, whole genome shotgun sequence genome:
- the LOC122072944 gene encoding LOB domain-containing protein 29-like, translating to MTGLGSPCGACKFLRRKCVKGCVFAPYFCHEHGATHFAAIHKVFGASNVSKLLAHLPVTDRCEAAVTISYEAQARLQDPIYGCVSYIFALQQQVVNLQAQLMSLKAQAAQSSLVSNVSTTSSPQFPSYPQDVQGLLHLEESRMPSQFHHQNPTMFNYNNGFMDPNSMGDYNNPVMPEENLSFTGFHEDPSHPMASLDMQNNNRKWAFQDTEDLQSVAFSYHQSS from the exons atGACAGGTTTAGGATCTCCTTGTGGAGCCTGCAAGttcttgaggaggaagtgtgtTAAGGGTTGTGTATTTGCTCCATATTTCTGCCATGAACATGGTGCAACACACTTCGCTGCAATCCATAAGGTGTTTGGAGCAAGCAATGTTTCAAAGCTTCTAGCACACCTTCCAGTCACTGATCGTTGTGAAGCTGCAGTTACAATCTCATATGAAGCTCAAGCAAGACTTCAAGATCCCATCTATGGTTGTGTTTCTTACATTTTCGCGCTTCAACAACAG GTTGTGAATTTACAGGCACAGTTGATGTCTCTCAAAGCACAAGCAGCACAAAGCAGCCTTGTTAGTAATGTCTCTACCACTTCAAGTCCTCAATTTCCTTCATATCCACAAGATGTCCAAGGATTACTTCATTTAGAAGAATCAAGGATGCCATCTCAATTCCATCATCAGAATCCAACCATGTTTAACTACAACAATGGGTTCATGGATCCTAACTCTATGGGTGATTATAACAATCCTGTCATGCCTGAAGAGAACCTCTCTTTCACTGGTTTTCATGAAGACCCATCTCATCCCATGGCTTCTCTTGACATGCAAAATAACAACAGGAAGTGGGCTTTTCAAGACACAGAAGATCTTCAATCAGTTGCTTTCTCCTATCATCAAAGTTCATGA